A stretch of Oryza brachyantha chromosome 4, ObraRS2, whole genome shotgun sequence DNA encodes these proteins:
- the LOC102717893 gene encoding 7-deoxyloganetin glucosyltransferase-like, with amino-acid sequence MGSEAETMTAARRHHAVMIPYPAQGHVTPMLKLAKLLHARGFHVTFVNTEFNHRRLVVSRGAAAVDGVAGFDFAAIPDGLPPSDPDATQDIPALCHSTMTTCLPHLQALLARINDAGAAGSGVVPPVTCVICDGVMSFAYDAARQIGVPVAALWTASACGFMGYRHYRQLVDRGLVPLTDAAQLTDGYLDTVVGGARGMCDGVQLRDFPSFIRTTYRGDIMLNFLIRESERLSLPDAVIVNTFDDLERPALDEMRKILPPVFTVGPLLLHVRRVVPAGSPLDAAVGSNLWKEQDGLLAWLDGRPPRSVVYVNFGSITVMTNEQLLEFAWGLANSGYPFLWNVRPDLVKGDAAVLPPEFLAAAEGRGLLTTWCPQEKVIEHAAVGVFLTHSGWNSTLESLCAGVPMLSWPFFAEQQTNCRYKRTEWGVGMEIGGEARRGEVAAMIREAMEGEKGREMRRRAAEWKEMAARASLPGGPAERHLDRLIDEVLLCGGKKGGNLNK; translated from the coding sequence ATGGGATcggaggcggagacgatgacggcggcgcggcggcaccATGCCGTGATGATCCCGTACCCGGCGCAGGGGCACGTCACGCCGATGCTGAAGCTGGCCAAGCTGCTCCACGCGCGCGGCTTCCACGTCACCTTCGTCAACACCGAGttcaaccaccgccgcctggTGGTGTcgcggggcgccgccgcggtcgaCGGCGTGGCGGGGTTCGACTTCGCCGCCATCCCCGACGGCCTCCCGCCGTCCGACCCAGACGCCACGCAGGACATCCCGGCCCTGTGCCACTCCACCATGACCACCTGCCTGCCCCACCTGCAGGCGCTCCTGGCGAGGATCAacgacgccggcgcggccgggtCCGGGGTGGTGCCGCCGGTTACCTGCGTCATCTGCGACGGCGTCATGTCGTTCGCGTACGACGCGGCGAGGCAGATCGGCGTGCCCGTCGCCGCGCTGTGGACGGCCAGCGCGTGCGGCTTCATGGGGTACCGCCACTACCGGCAGCTCGTCGACCGGGGGCTCGTGCCGCTCACGGACGCGGCGCAGCTCACCGACGGGTACCTCGACACGGtggtcggcggcgcgcgcggcatGTGCGACGGCGTCCAGCTCCGCGACTTCCCCAGCTTCATCCGCACCACGTACCGCGGCGACATCATGCTCAACTTCCTCATCCGCGAGTCGGAgcgcctctccctccccgACGCCGTCATCGTCAACACCTTCGACGACCTCGAGCGCCCGGCGCTCGACGAGATGCGCAAGATCCTCCCGCCGGTCTTCACCGTCggccctctcctcctccacgtccgccgcgtcgtccccgcGGGCTCGCCGCTCGACGCGGCCGTCGGATCCAACCTCTGGAAGGAGCAGGACGGCCTCCTCGCCTGGCTcgacggccggccgccgcgctccgTCGTGTACGTCAACTTTGGCAGCATCACCGTGATGACGAACGAGCAGCTGCTGGAATTCGCCTGGGGCCTAGCCAACAGCGGCTACCCGTTCCTCTGGAACGTGCGGCCCGACCTCGTCAAGGGCGACGCGGCCGTGCTCCCGCCGGagttcctcgccgccgcggagggcCGCGGCCTGCTGACGACGTGGTGCCCGCAGGAGAAGGTGATCgagcacgccgccgtcggggtGTTCCTGACGCACTCCGGCTGGAACTCGACGCTGGAGAGCCTCTGCGCCGGCGTGCCGATGCTGAGCTGGCCCTTCTTTGCGGAGCAGCAGACCAACTGCCGGTACAAGCGCACGGAGTGGGGCGTCGGGATGGAgatcggcggcgaggcgcggcggGGGGAGGTGGCCGCCATGATACGAGAGGCCATGGAGGGGGAGAAGGGGCGGGagatgcggcggcgcgcggcggagtgGAAGGAGATGGCCGCGCGGGCGTCGCTGCCAGGTGGGCCCGCGGAGCGCCACCTGGACCGGCTCATCGACGAGGTCCTGCTCTGTGGCGGGAAGAAGGGTGGAAATCTTAATAAGTAA
- the LOC102723043 gene encoding tRNA (adenine(58)-N(1))-methyltransferase catalytic subunit TRMT61A produces the protein MMVPLDPSAKPTSQRRIAEGDTVVVYERHDAMRAVAVRAGAVLQNRFGVFRHDDWIGRPFGCKVHSAAAGGGGRKGGGKGGGFVHLLAPTPELWTLVLSHRTQILYIADISLVVAYLELVPGCVVLESGTGSGSLTTSLARAVAPHGRVCTFDFHEQRAASAREDFEKNGLTSLITVAVRDIQGQGFPEEHTGAADAVFLDLPQPWLAIPSAGTMLKQDGVLCSFSPCIEQVQRACEAMRSCFTDIRTYEILLRTYEVREGALKGATTNEESNAGPLPQKRRKLVAPAETLDDIQNSSCVMVRPCSTARGHTGYLTFARLRVHGG, from the exons atgaTGGTTCCGCTGGATCCCTCCGCGAAGCCCACCTCCCAGCGCCGCATCGCCGAGGGGGACACCGTCGTGGTGTACGAGCGCCACGATGCGatgcgcgccgtcgccgtgcgcgcggGGGCCGTGCTCCAGAACCGCTTCGGCGTCTTCCGCCACGACGACTGGATCGGCCGCCCCTTCGGCTGCAAGGTCCAcagcgctgccgccggcggagggggGCGCAAGGGCGGCGGGAAGGGCGGGGGGTTCGTCCACCTCCTCGCGCCCACCCCGGAGCTGTGGACGCTCGTGCTCAGCCACCGGACGCAGATCCTCTACATCGCCGACATCAGCCTCGTCGTCGCCTACCTCGAGCTCGTCCCCGGGTGCGTCGTGCTCGAGTCCGGCACCGGGAGCGGCTCGCTCACCACGTCGCTGGCCCGCGCGGTGGCCCCGCACGGCCGCGTCTGCACCTTCGATTTCCACGAGCAGAGGGCGGCCTCGGCTAG gGAAGATTTTGAGAAGAATGGCCTAACCAGCCTAATCACAGTGGCAGTTAGAGACATACAAGGACAAGGTTTCCCTGAGGAACACACTGGTGCTGCTGATGCTGTGTTCTTGGACTTGCCCCAGCCTTGGCTTGCAATACCTTCTGCGGGGACTATGCTAAAGCAAGATGGAGTTTTATGTTCCTTTTCACCTTGCATTGAGCAAGTCCAGAGGGCTTGCGAAGCTATGCGGTCATGTTTCACAG ATATTAGAACCTATGAAATTCTTCTTCGCACCTATGAAGTACGAGAAGGTGCTTTGAAGGGTGCTACGACCAATGAAGAATCTAATGCAGGGCCTCTTCCtcagaaaagaagaaaacttGTAGCTCCTGCTGAAACTTTAGATGATATACAGAATTCATCTTGTGTTATGGTTAGGCCTTGTAGCACTGCTAGAGGACACACTGGCTACCTGACATTTGCAAGGCTTCGTGTGCATGGAGGCTAA
- the LOC102717613 gene encoding 7-deoxyloganetin glucosyltransferase-like translates to MGSATPAPAPARREHHAVMIPYPVQGHVTPMMKLAKLLHARGFHVTFVNTEFNRRRLLASRGAAAVDGVPAFDFATVPDGLPPSDADATQDIAALCRSTMTTWLPRVAALLARLNDPASGVPPVTCVLADAVMSFAYDAAREVGVPCAAVCMAGACGLVGFSHYRQLVDRGLVPLRDAAQLTDGYLDTVVDGARGMCDSVRLRDFPSFIRTTDRDDVLLNFLMHEVERLALPDAVVLNTFDDLERPALDAIRAAILPPVYTVGPLHLHVRRAVPEGSPLDVAIGSNLWKEQDGLLEWLDGRPPRSVVYVNYGSITVMTNEQLLEFAWGLANSGYPFLWNVRPDLVKGDAAVLPPEFLAAVEGRGLLTTWCPQEKVIEHPAVGVFLTHSGWNSTLESISGGVPMLSWPFFADQQTNCRYKRTEWGVGMEIGGEVRRGELAATIREATEGEKGREMRRRAAEWKEMAARATLPGGPAETNLTRLIDEVLLKRRNNKG, encoded by the coding sequence ATGGGttcggcgacgccggcgccggcgccggcgaggcgggagCACCACGCCGTGATGATCCCGTACCCGGTGCAGGGGCACGTCACGCCGATGATGAAGCTGGCCAAGCTGCTCCACGCGCGCGGCTTCCACGTCACCTTCGTCAACACCGAGttcaaccgccgccgcctgctggcgtcgcggggcgccgccgcggtggacGGCGTGCCCGCGTTCGACTTCGCCACCGTCCCCGACGGGCTGCCCCCgtccgacgccgacgcgacGCAGGACATCGCCGCGCTCTGCCGCTCCACCATGACCACCTGGCTGCcccgcgtcgccgcgctgctcgcCCGGCTCAACGACCCTGCCTCCGGCGTGCCGCCGGTCACGTGCGTCCTGGCGGACGCCGTCATGTCGTTCGCCTACGACGCCGCGAGGGAGGTCGGCGTGCCGTGCGCGGCGGTGTGCATGGCGGGCGCCTGCGGCCTCGTCGGGTTCAGCCACTACCGGCAGCTGGTGGACCGGGGCCTCGTGCCGCTCAGGGACGCGGCGCAGCTCACCGACGGGTACCTCGACACGGTGGtcgacggcgcgcgcggcaTGTGCGACAGCGTCCGGCTCCGCGACTTCCCAAGCTTCATCCGCACCACGGACCGCGACGACGTCCTGCTCAACTTCCTCATGCACGAGGTCGAGCGGCTCGCCCTCCCCGACGCCGTTGTCCTCAACACCTTCGACGACCTCGAGCGGCCGGCGCTCGACGCCATTCGCGCCGCCATCCTCCCGCCGGTCTACACCGTCGGGCCACTCCACCTCCacgtccgccgcgccgtccccgAAGGCTCCCCGCTCGACGTGGCCATCGGCTCCAACCTGTGGAAGGAGCAGGACGGCCTCCTCGAGTGGCTcgacggccggccgccgcgctccgTCGTGTACGTCAACTACGGCAGCATCACCGTGATGACGAACGAGCAGCTGCTGGAGTTCGCGTGGGGCCTAGCCAACAGCGGCTACCCGTTCCTCTGGAACGTGCGGCCCGACCTCGTCAAGGGCGACGCGGCCGTGCTCCCGCCGGagttcctcgccgccgtggaggGCCGCGGCCTGCTGACGACGTGGTGCCCGCAGGAGAAGGTGATCGAGCACCCCGCCGTCGGGGTGTTCCTCACGCACTCCGGCTGGAACTCGACGCTGGAGAGTATAAGCGGCGGCGTGCCGATGCTGAGCTGGCCGTTCTTCGCCGACCAGCAGACCAACTGCCGGTACAAGCGCACGGAGTGGGGCGTCGGGATGGAgatcggcggcgaggtgcggCGCGGCGAGTTGGCGGCGACGATACGGGAGGCGACGGAGGGGGAGAAGGGGCGGGagatgcggcggcgcgcggcggagtgGAAGGAGATGGCCGCGCGGGCGACGCTGCCAGGTGGGCCCGCGGAGACCAACCTGACGCGGCTCATCGACGAGGTGCTGCTTAAGCGTCGGAATAACAAGGGTTAA